One window of Deltaproteobacteria bacterium genomic DNA carries:
- a CDS encoding 3-deoxy-7-phosphoheptulonate synthase, with protein MFQNTDDVRIEKLRPLIPPAILMEELPVTTEMAATVATARQKVADCLNGVSDKLVVVVGPCSIHDTKAALEYAGLLKGAIETYEDELVLLMRVYFEKPRTTVGWKGLINDPEMNGSFNINNGLRTARQLLSELTQLGIPAGTEFLDTITPQFIADLVSWGAIGARTTESQIHRELASGLSMPVGFKNGTDGNTDIAVAAIGAANHPHNFLSVTKQSLAAIVSTKGNPNCHVILRGSSQGTNYDSESVAQAVAKLQKADVTQKLMVDCSHGNSQKDHNKQPLVADDVAKQVAAGGKDIFGLMVESHINEGRQNLKAGETLSYGQSITDACLGWENTQALLENLAEAVRKRRQG; from the coding sequence ATGTTTCAAAATACCGATGATGTAAGAATCGAAAAACTACGGCCCCTCATCCCACCGGCCATTCTTATGGAAGAGTTACCAGTCACCACAGAAATGGCTGCCACCGTTGCAACAGCGAGGCAAAAAGTTGCCGACTGTCTCAATGGCGTGAGCGATAAGCTCGTCGTCGTTGTGGGCCCGTGCTCCATACACGACACCAAAGCTGCCCTGGAGTACGCCGGCCTTCTCAAAGGTGCCATCGAAACCTACGAAGATGAACTCGTTCTTTTGATGCGCGTTTATTTTGAAAAGCCTCGAACCACTGTCGGGTGGAAGGGTCTTATCAATGACCCTGAAATGAATGGCTCCTTTAATATCAACAACGGTCTGCGTACCGCGCGTCAGCTGCTTTCTGAACTTACTCAGTTAGGGATCCCAGCTGGAACAGAATTCCTTGATACGATTACGCCACAGTTTATCGCCGACTTAGTCAGCTGGGGTGCCATTGGCGCTCGAACAACTGAAAGCCAAATTCACCGAGAGCTTGCGTCTGGGCTATCCATGCCAGTCGGATTCAAAAACGGGACCGATGGCAACACGGATATTGCAGTAGCAGCCATAGGAGCTGCTAATCATCCTCACAATTTCCTTTCGGTGACCAAGCAGAGCCTTGCGGCGATTGTCTCAACCAAGGGTAACCCCAACTGCCATGTTATTCTCCGCGGCTCGAGCCAAGGTACGAATTACGACTCTGAATCGGTGGCCCAAGCCGTCGCCAAGCTTCAAAAAGCAGATGTTACACAAAAGCTCATGGTGGATTGCAGTCACGGCAACTCTCAAAAAGACCATAATAAGCAGCCACTGGTCGCGGATGATGTTGCCAAGCAAGTTGCTGCAGGCGGTAAGGATATTTTTGGATTGATGGTGGAGAGCCATATAAACGAAGGCCGCCAGAACCTAAAAGCCGGTGAAACGCTAAGCTACGGTCAGAGCATTACTGATGCCTGCTTGGGATGGGAGAACACCCAGGCCCTACTCGAAAACTTGGCTGAGGCCGTAAGAAAACGTCGTCAAGGCTAA
- a CDS encoding acyl-CoA thioesterase: MGLTNLPVELTFPIAWGQMDAFEHVNNVVYFRYFEDARITYFRELGMLEEMESCGQGPILASTQCRFILPLKYPDEVTVGASVRELGADRFSMQYRVFSHKQQAVAAEGTGRIVYFDYKNNKKAALPAHIVKRIHELEDGRAEESLAGRTK, encoded by the coding sequence ATGGGGCTTACAAACCTTCCAGTTGAGCTGACTTTTCCAATTGCCTGGGGCCAGATGGATGCCTTTGAGCACGTCAATAACGTGGTCTATTTTCGTTATTTTGAAGATGCCAGAATCACTTATTTTCGTGAGCTGGGTATGCTTGAAGAAATGGAGTCTTGTGGTCAAGGTCCAATCCTAGCTTCTACTCAGTGCCGCTTCATTTTGCCGCTTAAATACCCAGATGAGGTGACCGTCGGAGCCAGTGTGCGTGAACTCGGCGCCGACCGTTTCTCCATGCAGTACCGAGTGTTTAGTCACAAGCAGCAGGCGGTGGCAGCAGAAGGCACTGGGCGAATCGTATATTTTGATTACAAGAATAATAAAAAGGCAGCGCTGCCTGCGCACATTGTCAAACGCATCCATGAGCTTGAAGACGGACGGGCTGAAGAGAGTCTTGCAGGGAGAACGAAATGA
- the gloB gene encoding hydroxyacylglutathione hydrolase, with the protein MSHCVSNPCQPFKSRTGALKVHQVPAWQDNFIWLIEYNEAGDVAAVDGPEASGVLAYCEQNGLNLKVILNTHTHPDHIGINHELSRMGKLEGLRVVGCADRANDVPGITEKVSDGDSVTLGDVSGQALLTEGHIDGHISYVFEDVLFCGDALFGGGCGYLFDGPPKKMFDSLHRLGALAPETKVCCAHEYTQDNLTFAWSIEQGNPDLACRIKDVWKVRAEGGSTIPSTIGMELATNPFMRQGSQEIRDTVSRALPDVSTKSDEDLFAATRMLKDKKTYKEKLPAPLPLEP; encoded by the coding sequence ATGAGTCACTGTGTATCAAATCCGTGTCAGCCGTTTAAAAGTCGAACCGGGGCACTGAAGGTCCATCAGGTGCCGGCTTGGCAGGATAACTTCATTTGGCTCATTGAATACAACGAGGCGGGCGATGTTGCTGCGGTAGATGGCCCGGAGGCAAGCGGCGTGCTGGCGTACTGCGAGCAGAATGGTTTGAATCTTAAAGTGATTCTCAACACGCACACTCATCCAGACCACATTGGCATCAATCACGAATTGAGTCGCATGGGTAAGCTTGAAGGTCTGCGGGTGGTAGGCTGTGCAGATCGAGCAAATGACGTGCCCGGCATTACTGAGAAAGTGTCGGATGGTGATTCGGTTACGCTTGGAGATGTTAGCGGTCAGGCTTTGCTAACAGAGGGGCACATAGACGGACATATTTCATACGTCTTTGAGGATGTTTTGTTCTGCGGTGATGCTCTTTTTGGTGGAGGCTGCGGCTACCTTTTTGATGGGCCACCGAAAAAGATGTTCGATTCACTTCACCGCCTGGGAGCGCTAGCGCCAGAGACCAAGGTCTGTTGCGCCCATGAGTACACACAAGACAACTTAACGTTTGCCTGGTCCATAGAGCAGGGTAACCCTGATTTAGCATGTCGTATTAAAGACGTCTGGAAGGTTCGCGCAGAAGGTGGTTCTACGATTCCTTCGACCATTGGAATGGAACTGGCCACAAATCCCTTTATGAGACAAGGCTCTCAAGAGATACGCGATACTGTGTCACGCGCATTGCCCGATGTATCGACGAAGAGTGACGAGGACCTGTTCGCCGCGACACGTATGTTGAAAGACAAGAAGACCTATAAGGAAAAGCTTCCGGCGCCGTTGCCTCTTGAGCCTTAG